The Lolium rigidum isolate FL_2022 chromosome 1, APGP_CSIRO_Lrig_0.1, whole genome shotgun sequence region ggtttttaggcctctttagggctggttttccatcatcttacgtatctgctaggcttaattacgcataggatgttccgattatacggtgaaaaccctagactatcgtagattagcttagcttgatattgataaagcatgatccccatgtccttataaatataacatgaaccatggggcaatcggctctttgagccgatccacagaacaacttaagagccgatcggggctcgtatttaatgtttacgtgtttgccatgcgagaaactagtcgaagcagtccatcaccttcccgaccaggtataggtcgggtggcacgccctcgtaagcaccaggacgtgtgccagaaggcattgcgggccgtcgcccgagggaccagggtccaccgcaatcctgggagcctcccggctctactgtgttgcccgtcgctgctcgccggtgggtttttgaccgcaacagtaGCACACCCTGTCATGCTTGCCATGCTAACAAACATTTAACTTTGTcgatagaaaatgcaactccaacctaatttgtttgtccgggattCTGACCCCACTtaaatggataagttgcatcacatcataattgccatgccatgcataccatcttcatcatgccggtttttgatccgtagtagtaagatttgcattcgttgcttgttccagcatttgcttcttctcggataggatcacgaagtggtgttgtgagatacgacgagttctccgacagttCTTCTGCAACCTTTCACATGCAAGCCCACCTCTTCCCCTATTTTACAGTTTCAGTCTCGTTGTTCTCTTGCTATCCATATGTcgtgattctgttgtgtcacgtgtcctattccaccgtTATCCATATGATCCGTGTTACCTATCCGCTACCTATAGTCGTTGTTTGTTGTTTGAGCCCGGTGAGTCGTATCACATATTTAGGGATCTGATGTTATCTTTATATCTGTTGTGTTGTTGGGAAGTTATCACATGCTACATCagatgttggagatacacattctTTACTttcttgttaacaactaaaattgtaagcagtggcatatgtgagcccctttgcgaaagtattggatctttgtctcgctaatgtctactaggacccgagttcttgttatatgttccgagattgagcgctctacccgtgcgTGGGgatgattattgggaccccctcacccattaccttttcaaaattctgttgaaaagggggccataaccttggttttattgcctatgccatgtatgccatgctttaattATTGTTGTCTCTGGACGTTTACTTTATGTTTCCTTCGGGTGGTTTATATTCTGtattgtaccttgcgggacgtttagcagagcgtgtggtttgcacgcctagccgctagTGCAAACCCTGAGTTTGCCTTGGCGTACGGGTACGGTCTTGTTGTGGGggtgccccctagactttctcgttgaactgggaacggtcttgttgtgagactccgcctGTCGTAAGCGGGTCGAGCATTcacatggttacatttgggcaacccctttagggtgccgtgtccatggttatggacgacttggagccgtttaactcgatcatagaataacttacacctttatgctgCTGCTAATAATttgttaataacttgcgtagtaatttaGCACCACTATAactgatacctaataaaacttgtcaacagGGTGAGTGCCCTTATTAGTACTTCTTCCTTGTGAAGGGGGAATGCATCGAATGGGTTATGTttccagagtatagaactgttagcttATGCACTCTCCCACCTTAtctgtttagacgaatgttgtagcatgtctctattggttagtacAAGATTTGTTGTCGCTAAACTCCCCTATATAACCGGGCAGTTTCTATTACCCACCAGTGAGCACATgcagtcttgtctcgcaagtacgtgccatggTACTTTCCCTCGCCTTTCTTCTCTTTTGTCTCTcctctcccttttgtcggcaatccGTGGCCCGACTTTCGCAGGTTTGAGATGACGACGTTCGCAAGGTTAACCTTCCGTCTTGGcctaggcagggttatggacgccactggttatctttaggactcttagtccaatttgtatcttgttcgtactcggacgtatttgatcttctgtatgattcagaTCCTTGTATTGTATCTATTTgtattcttgactcgttggagtcgttgttgtaatatatgtttcttgtgggctctattgtaaacctgcTATAATGTAACCGCTtgtggtaattcctctggcatcacgtgtgtgatttgtcgcgcatGTCGTGTTGGAGGGAGTCTCATAATCGATATCGTGCGAATTTCGGTGGGATCGCtgaaatcctcatggtaccggttccggggcgtcacaagttggtatcagagctcaggttgacgatACCCCACCGGTCCGCtttgcctgtaggataaccttgccaacgggcgttgttgtgtctagtgtcaaaacctattttctaaaaattcgttggatagatctgattagctctatttttctccttatctatactCTTACTCCTCTTACCTCTACGAGTTTTCAGTCTTCTCACTTATCTAAGTTTTTCGAGTCTTAGTTCCACATTGGTTGGACGATCCTTGCCTTTAACCTAATAGGTCCGATCTGTGAAGATTCCGATAGAAGAACATCACCGACGACTAACCTTTGTCTTCTCCGTTTGACATCCACTTTGTTTTTGTGATCTTTCTTCAATCCTTTGTGCTCTGACCCCATCAAATCTTCACTCACAATGCTTGTGAAGGTCGTCAATCTGAATTTCTGGAGTTGGTTGCACGATTCTCCTATTCATGTTCATGGTTAATAGTTTGGGTGCTGGATGGACTGCCCCCCATACTGACTACTCTTACTATTCCCCTTGTTACATTGAATGGGTGGATCGATGTGATTGTTTCTCCTCCATCTTTGTTATACGGAGCCTGATCTTCTGCAACCTGAGATTCTCGACAGAAGCACATCATCATcaccggaacaacgacttcttgtttgtGGTGTCACCCGATCAACCTGGAGCaacaactcttgttagtggtgtcgaggagaaacGACACGTCGGggagaggttccttgttagtggtgtcgattgtatcggcccagggtagtacccctaatcGAATTGCttatctttttcttttatgcatcatcatgacatcatgcatcatatcattcatgtttATACTGATAAAATTATTTTGTAaaccctagttattttatttccttctcatatggtttaataaaaCCTCGTCTTCTTTTCTCTTAGCAAAACCCTAAATCCAAACCCTTTCCACCTTTGACCTAATTTTCAATTGGTCAACGCCAAAATCCTCCAAACCCTAACCCCCTCTCATATTCCCTATTTTATAATTTAGTTGTGCAACAATTAATTTTGGAATAAAATGatgttttgttttggttacaaaTAAAGTAATATTTGAAAAACTAATTTTGAATCTCCTCTCACCTTTgttgcaaattcaaaacaaaaacaagtttTAGAAAACTTTCCCTCCTAACCTAGATCCTATCTACCTAGCAGCCCAACCCAACCCCTCTCCTGCCGGAGGCCTTTTTCCCTCTTCTCTTCTTCCGGTGGCCAGCCCAACACCAGCTCGGCTCGCTCCCTTTAGCCCGCGTACCCCTTCGCACGAGAGGCTTCTCTTCTTTCCGGTTCATCTTTTTCCCTCACGCAGGAGGCGTGCATGCCTCCTTTCCCCATGGTGTCAGCGCCCTCAACCACCGCGCCCACGCCACGATCACATGCCCCTCTCCCATAAAGTCGCCTCGAGGCATCGACAAAGTCCATGGTGACGTTTATATTCATCGGAGTTTTTTTAGTTGTTTTGTGCCGAGACTTCGATAAATTCTTGGGTCCGCCACTGCTTGATGATAAAGCCAATGGCCGAGGTAGGCATCTATCTCTTGTCGTAGGTGGTGAGGCAGTGGACTAGATCGCTCTTTTACAAATCTTTCTAAGGTCTTCTATGTGGTTTTCCTAGGGCTAGGTTGCAATTTTCACTTTTCCTAGGGCCATTCTTGTAACTTGTAGCGCTGCCCTAACTTAATGCATCACATCTAGGTCCTTCGAACCATTCCCGTTCAAAAGAGTAATGATCTACAATCAATCACTCAAGGTAAATCTTAGTTTAATGTACTTCAAAGAAGGTAATCTACAAGGAAAATAAAATGATCTAAAACAAACCTTAAAACTTATATGCACACCTAAAAATAATTACTGCTTGGCTACACGAGCTATTTACCACTTCCGTAAACAGGGGCCACCCCCATTTCTTCCCCATcccggtttcccataccgggcagGGGCTCTCAGGTCAGGTAGCGGTCACCTCTGTCCCCTCCCTCCCatggacctcctcctctccttttgTGCTTTCCGCTCGCTGCCACAAAGCAGGCATCTTCTCTCTTTTCTGTCATCTCGCCCTCCCACTGACACCACAGTGGCCGGGACCCATACCCAGGGTGTGGTGCCTCCTGCTGCCATTTTTTGGCTCTCACGTTTGTTCCATGTTTGAACACACGTCGCACTACACCCAGCAGCAGCCAGGAGGCAGTCACACTCGAACCACCCACGGCAATGGAGGCGCCTCCCCTCTCCCTGCAGctgctgctggcggcggcggtgctgctcGCCGTCGTCTCCTCCCCTTTCaccgccgccctcctctccccCAAGGGAGTCAACAACGAAGGTCCCTATCTCTCCCTTCTGTTATTTCCGAATCCATGGCTCTGCGGCTGTTTCTTCAATCAAACCAAGAACCATGTCCGTCTCTGTTTTCTTGGATTGGTTTCGTGCTGATTTCGCCTAGTTCTGCCTGCCTGCAGTGCAAGCGCTGATTGGGATCAAGAGCCTCCTCAAGGACCCGCACGGCGTGCTCAGGAACTGGGACCAGGACTCCGTCGACCCCTGCAGCTTCGCCATGGTCACCTGCTCCACAGACAACTTCGTCACCGGACTGTAAGCAACCCAAAATCACCTCCTCCCACTACTGTTACACCTGCACCCATCTCTGTATGCAGTTGAGCTTCCCCTCTTACAACCATTGGTCTATATGCAGGGAGGCGCCGAGCCAGAACCTCTCCGGCATCCTCGCCCCGACCATAGGGAACCTCACCAGCCTGGAGACCGTGTGAGTGTCTTCCTCTTTATCTTCTGAATGATGATGGATGCATCTCTTTTTTACAAGGAAAATTTTCATGCCACTTATTTCTTCATTTGTGATTGGGAGCTCTTACCATCGTTTTCTTTGGGTGCAGCCTCCTGCAGAACAACGTCATAACCGGGCCAATCCCGGCCGAGATCGGCAACCTTGCAAGTCTCAAGACACTTGACCTCTCCAGCAACAGATTCTACGGGGAAATCCCGGCATCCGTGGGCCACCTCCAAAGCCTCCAGTACCTGTGAGCTCTGCTGCGTTTACTTGGGACTTCCCATTTCTCTGAATTTAATGTGCCAATCCCAAACCATACTAGTAGTAAGTTAAGGTTGGTTGTAATTTGACCAGGAGGCTCAATAACAACACCCTGTCCGGGCCATTCCCTTCAGCATCAGCTAATCTGTCGCAACTTATTTTCCTGTGAGTGATatcttgctgttcttgcttgcCCAAGTAGTACTAgtaattccctttatcgaaaaaagaagaACTGCTACTCCTTCCTGTCTAGCTCACGGTGCACTTGTCCATTGCAGAGATTTGTCATACAATAATCTAAGTGGCCCAGTACCAGGATCTTTGGCAAGAACATACAAGTAAGGCCGCGGTTTAATTTGTGCTCCTTCCTGTTTGAATAAAAAAAGTATGAAGCCTGTATCAAGTCTTAGATGTAAGGTGTGTGTTCTGCTGtcggttctctctctctcttgcagcATAGTTGGAAACCCTCTCATATGTGATGCAAACATGGAGAAAGACTGCTACGGGACCGCGCCGATGCCAATTTCCTACAACCTCAATGGTTCGCAAGGCGCTCCGCCGACGAAGACTAAAAGCCACAAGTTTGCGGTCGCGTTTGGTGTTGTCACTGGTTGCATGACCTTCCTCTTCCTTGCTGCTGGGTTCTTGTTCTGGTGGAGACAGCGTCGGAACCGGCAGATCCTTTTCGACATGGATGGTAAGCGATGAAACTTCCACGCAGTTTGTGCATCTATTGGACTTCGGAGCCTGATGATTAATGAAGCACTGTTTCTGGTGCAGATCAACACATGGAGAACGTTAGCCTTGGGAACGCCAAGAGGTTTCAGTTCAAGGAGCTGCAGGTTGCAACCGACAAATTCAGTAGCAAGAACATACTTGGAAAAGGCGGCTTCGGACATGTGTACATGGGGCAGCTCCCCGATGGAACGCTTGTGGCTGTCAAACGGCTCAAGGACGGTAATGCTGCGGGCGGCGAGTTGCAGTTCAAGACCGAAGTTGAAATGATCAGCTTGGCGGTGCACCGGAACCTCCTCCGGGTCCTCGGGTTCTGCATGACTGCCACTGAGAGGCTACTAGTCTACCCATACATGTCAAATGGAAGCGTCGCTTCGCGCTTGAAAGGTCAGCATCTCAGTTTCCCGATCTGCCTACTTATTATGTTCCTTGATATCCCTTGCTTTACTAGGCTAGACAGAACTAGTTCATTTTGGACATATCCAAGAAAAGCAAGCCTCATTGCTTGGCAGTGGCTGTACTTGCCTTGCTTGTGCAGGAGTGCTCAGTTTCGGCTAAGCTTCCTCCCTGTTTTGTTGTGGTTACTAGTGACCTAGTCAAGCAAAGTAAATCTTTTTCATGTTACCAAGAAACCATCCTTGTCTAGTAAGGCTAGGAGAATCTTATCCCGAGAATCAAATGTCAGTGGGAGAACTGTTTGCCCTATAATAGACCCACTTGTCGTGCAGAATATGTTCGCTCTAGAATTTTCCCATCATGTCACGCCCAAAAAGAACGATGTAGAATTAAAAGTTGCAACCCGATAAGCCAAACATGAAAAAGACTTAGAATTGGATTCTTCCCTTCATTTTCGTTTTCTTTGGACACAGGTTTATCACAGAGCATATGATTCCTATCAAAAGAAATCGCCACTTTATTCCGGTCTAATTATTGCAGGAAAGCCACCTTTGGACTGGATCACCAGGAAGAGGATAGCCCTTGGAGCAGCAAGAGGTCTACTTTACCTTCATGAACAGTGTGACCCCAAGATCATCCACAGGGACGTCAAGGCGGCCAACGTCTTGCTGGACGACTGCTGTGAGGCCATCGTCGGGGATTTCGGGCTTGCAAAGCTCCTTGATCATCAGGACTCACACGTCACCACTGCGGTGCGGGGCACCGTTGGACACATCGCGCCTGAGTACCTCTCCACTGGGCAGTCGTCTGAGAAAACGGACGTCTTTGGCTTTGGTATCCTGCTGCTGGAGCTGATCACCGGCCAGACGGCAGTGGAGTTCGGCAAGGCATCAAATCAGAAGGGTGCCATGCTGGACTGGGT contains the following coding sequences:
- the LOC124685342 gene encoding LRR receptor kinase SERL2-like isoform X2 codes for the protein MEAPPLSLQLLLAAAVLLAVVSSPFTAALLSPKGVNNEVQALIGIKSLLKDPHGVLRNWDQDSVDPCSFAMVTCSTDNFVTGLEAPSQNLSGILAPTIGNLTSLETVLLQNNVITGPIPAEIGNLASLKTLDLSSNRFYGEIPASVGHLQSLQYLRLNNNTLSGPFPSASANLSQLIFLDLSYNNLSGPVPGSLARTYNIVGNPLICDANMEKDCYGTAPMPISYNLNGSQGAPPTKTKSHKFAVAFGVVTGCMTFLFLAAGFLFWWRQRRNRQILFDMDDQHMENVSLGNAKRFQFKELQVATDKFSSKNILGKGGFGHVYMGQLPDGTLVAVKRLKDGNAAGGELQFKTEVEMISLAVHRNLLRVLGFCMTATERLLVYPYMSNGSVASRLKGKPPLDWITRKRIALGAARGLLYLHEQCDPKIIHRDVKAANVLLDDCCEAIVGDFGLAKLLDHQDSHVTTAVRGTVGHIAPEYLSTGQSSEKTDVFGFGILLLELITGQTAVEFGKASNQKGAMLDWVKKMHQEKKLDVLVDKGLRSSYDRIELQEMVQVALLCTQYLPGHRPKMSEVVRMLEGDGLAERWQASQRADSHKFTVPEFTFSRCYSDLTDDSSMLVQAVELSGPR
- the LOC124685342 gene encoding LRR receptor kinase SERL2-like isoform X1; protein product: MEAPPLSLQLLLAAAVLLAVVSSPFTAALLSPKGVNNEVQALIGIKSLLKDPHGVLRNWDQDSVDPCSFAMVTCSTDNFVTGLEAPSQNLSGILAPTIGNLTSLETVLLQNNVITGPIPAEIGNLASLKTLDLSSNRFYGEIPASVGHLQSLQYLRLNNNTLSGPFPSASANLSQLIFLDLSYNNLSGPVPGSLARTYNIVGNPLICDANMEKDCYGTAPMPISYNLNGSQGAPPTKTKSHKFAVAFGVVTGCMTFLFLAAGFLFWWRQRRNRQILFDMDDQHMENVSLGNAKRFQFKELQVATDKFSSKNILGKGGFGHVYMGQLPDGTLVAVKRLKDGNAAGGELQFKTEVEMISLAVHRNLLRVLGFCMTATERLLVYPYMSNGSVASRLKGKPPLDWITRKRIALGAARGLLYLHEQCDPKIIHRDVKAANVLLDDCCEAIVGDFGLAKLLDHQDSHVTTAVRGTVGHIAPEYLSTGQSSEKTDVFGFGILLLELITGQTAVEFGKASNQKGAMLDWVINFCNLLEQNYCKILPLLQNNLSKANGMTTLFNDQVKKMHQEKKLDVLVDKGLRSSYDRIELQEMVQVALLCTQYLPGHRPKMSEVVRMLEGDGLAERWQASQRADSHKFTVPEFTFSRCYSDLTDDSSMLVQAVELSGPR